In one window of Astyanax mexicanus isolate ESR-SI-001 chromosome 18, AstMex3_surface, whole genome shotgun sequence DNA:
- the LOC125782698 gene encoding deleted in malignant brain tumors 1 protein-like isoform X7 → MNGSDSCSGRVELQYLSEWGTVCDVSWDMRASSVLCAQLKCGSAVAVLRSDWFGEGSGRIWADVFDCQGNETHLLKCPISSWSRTACSHKQDVGLICSGSSLASHEGGVRLSGGMECEGEVEVFFRQDWRRVLLDSWSESEASVVCRQLGCGSVLNISSSSSSSPEHSYMCVTGFNCSGSEAHLRNCSSSQAVNCSSTEQLYITCSGYSFIRLVGSGGDCAGRLEVFHSGSWGTVSDELWDIEDAQLVCRQLQCGVALRAPVPVPARFGSGTGPIWLNEVECEGNEASLWNCRYQLCGEDECGHKDDVGVVCSEYKEIRLTEGCEGNLEVFYNGTWGNVCNNGMDVETMGLICRELNCGRFKTERATKARVESAPNWLDDVKCRKHDSTLFHCPSSSWSQNNCDRSSEVTHITCSGEKKQLAFENLQKFFLFPNQGQCSNYMPIRLRGGEEICSGRLEVYYNAEWGSICADLWDIRDAQVVCRQLGCGPALSANRRAADGSGGGTIWMNRVKCRGNEIHLWDCPHSLKIHTGCSHSAGVTCADIFVTLPFSSETTTTYTTVPAQLTEKKTVPPSKNPSSNFPYIYPVSLLVLGSVLFLALVLLVVLFYQNRVLRRVISKARRKTLLEAVYEEINHKCVTNRYTKRGSFISEDQHSGYEDVDEELLSENYGEVYDDIIPAEESPHITTDSVRLVDGGSRCAETVEVLHRGQWGTVCDDYWDMRDAAVVCRELGCGEAIDAPRRARFGSGSGPIWVEYANCAGSESSLKNCRSYDWGRQRCNHDEDAGAVCAEVRLVGRSHCSGRVEVFHGESWVTVCDADFDQQDAEVVCRELGCGSPVEVLGAAAFGRVEGQVWSEELQCRGNESQIHFCPKSSSLKHNCSHDNDVGLACSGHTQARLMNGSDSCSGRVELQYLSEWGTVCDVSWDMRAASVLCAQLKCGSSVAVLGSDWFGEGSGRIWADVFDWQGNETHLLKCPISSWSRTACSHEQYAGVICSGSSLASHEGGVRLSGGMECEGEVEVFFRQDWRRVLLDSWSESEASVVCRQLGCGSVLNISSSSSSSPEHSYMCVTGFNCSGSEAHLRNCSSSQAVNCSSTEQLYITCSGTSNTVHSSIRLVGSGGDCAGRLEVFHSGSWGTVSDELWDIEDAQVVCRQLQCGVALSAPVPVPARFGSGTGPIWLNEVECEGNEASLWNCRYQLCGEDECGHKDDVGVVCSEHIPLRLRGGVGSCSGWLQVYHNKTWGSVCGDLWDIRDAQVICRQLGCGPALSANRRAVDGSGGGTIWMNRVKCRGNEIHLWDCPHSLKIHTDCSHSAGVTCGGFLYHTLPLNNKRGQMGHFVLQDSQPQTRRIILPQTPPPAVPSIYPVSLLVLGYVLFLALVLLVVLFYQNRVLRRVISKRRKTSAEPVYEEIDTRLIPKRITVSTETSFC, encoded by the exons atgaacggctcagactcttgttctggtcgagtggagctccagtacctcagtgagtggggtacagtgtgtgatgtaagctgggatatgagagcttccagtgtcctctgtgctcagctgaagtgtgggagtgctgtggctgtgttgaggtcagactggtttggggaggggagtggccggatctgggcggatgtgtttgattgtcaggggaacgaaacacacctgttgaagtgtcccatttcatcatggagtcgaactgcatgctctcataaacaggatgttggactcatctgcagtg gttcttctctggcgtctcatgagggaggagtgcggttgtctggagggatggagtgtgagggggaggtggaggttttcttcaggcaggactggaggagagttctgctggactcctggagtgagtctgaggcctctgtggtctgcagacagctgggctgtggttctgtactcaacatctccagctcctcttcatccagtcctgaacacagctacatgtgtgtgacgggtttcaactgctctgggagtgaagctcatctgaggaactgcagcagctcacaagcagttaactgcagctccacggaacagctctacatcacctgctctg gctacagcttcatcaggctggttggttctgggggagactgtgctggaaggctggaggttttccacagtggatcatgggggacagtgagtgatgaattgtgggatattgaggatgcgcagttggtctgcagacagctgcagtgtggagtcgccCTCAGAGCTCCAGTACcggtaccagcccggtttggatctggaactggacccatatggctgaatgaggtggagtgtgaggggaacgaggcgtctctgtggaactgcagatatcagctgtgtggagaggatgaatgtggacacaaggatgatgtaggagtcgtgtgctcag agtataaagagatcagactgactgagggctgtgaggggaatctggaggtgttctataatggaacctgggggaatgtgtgtaacaatgggatggatgtagaaacaatggGTCTCATCTGTcgggagctgaactgtggaagatttaagactgagagagctaccaaagcacgagtggaatcagctcctaactggctggatgatgtaaaatgtaggaaacatgactctaCTCTGTTTCACTGTCCATCTTCATCCTGGAGTCAGAACAATTGTGATAGAAGCAGTGAGGTGACTCATATTACCTGCTCcg gagagaagaaacagcttgcatttgaaaaccttcaaaaattcttcttatttccaaaccagggtcagtgctcaa attacatgcctattaggttgagaggaggagaggaaatctGTTCTGGGAGGTTGGAGGTGTATTATAATGCTGAGTGGGGGTCTATATGTGCTGAtctgtgggacatcagggatgctcaggtggtctgcaggcagctgggttgtgggccggcgctgagtgctaatagaagagctgctgatggttctggtggaggaactatctggatgaacagagtgaagtgtagagggaatgagattcacctgtgggactgtcctcattccctgaagatccacactggctgctcccacagtgctggagtcacctgtgcag acatatttgtcacattacctttttcatctgaaacaactacaacttacaccacag taccagcacagctaacagagaaaaagacagtccctccttcaaaaaatccatcatctaattttccatacatctatccagtgtctctcctggttctgggatctgtgctcttcctggccttagtgcttctggttgtgctgttttatcagaacagagtgctcaggagag tgatttctaaggcgaggaggaagactctgcttgaggcagtctatgaagagattaaccataaatgtgtcactaacagatatactaaaagag gaagttttatctctgaagatcagcattcaggatatgaggacgtagatgaggagcttctctcag aaaactatggcgaggtctatgatgatatcatacctgctgaagagagcccacacattacaacag acagtgtgaggttggtggatggtgggagcCGCTGTGCTGAGACAGTGGAAGTTCTTCATAGAgggcagtggggaacagtgtgtgatgattactgggatatgagagatgctgcagtggtgtgtagagagctgggctgtggggaagccatagatgcaccacggagagctcgctttggatcaggatcaggaccaatctgggtggaatatgctaactgtgctggatcagagtcttcactgaagaactgtaggtcgtatgattggggtagacagagatgtaatcatgatgaagacgctggtgctgtttgtgcag aagtcagattggtgggcagatctcactgctcagggagagtggaggtttttcatggagagagctgggtcacagtgtgtgatgctgactttgaccagcaggatgcagaggttgtgtgtcgagagctgggctgtggttctcctgtggaggttctgggagcagctgcttttggtagagtggagggtcag gtgtggtcagaggagcttcagtgtagaggaaacgaatctcagattcacttctgtccaaaatcatcttcactcaaacacaactgctcccatgataatgatgtgggactggcatgttctg GTcacactcaggctcggctgatgaacggctcagattcctgttctggtcgagtggagctccagtacctcagtgagtggggtacagtgtgtgatgtaagctgggatatgagagctgccagtgtcctctgtgctcagctgaagtgtgggagttctgtggctgtgttggggtcagactggtttggggaggggagtggccggatctgggctgatgtgtttgattggcagggaaacgaaacacacctgttaaaatgtcccatttcatcatggagtcgaactgcatgctctcatgaacagtatgctggagttatctgtagtg gttcttctctggcgtctcatgagggaggagtgcggttatctggagggatggagtgtgagggggaggtggaggtgttcttcaggcaggactggaggagagttctgctggactcctggagtgagtctgaggcctctgtggtctgcagacagctgggctgtggttctgtactcaacatctccagctcctcttcatccagtcctgaacacagctacatgtgtgtgactggtttcaactgctctgggagtgaagctcatctgaggaactgcagcagctcacaagcagttaactgcagctccacggaacagctctacatcacctgctctg gtacatctaacacagtccacagctccatcaggctggttggttctgggggagactgtgcaggaaggctggaggttttccacagtggatcatgggggacagtgagtgatgaattgtgggatattgaggatgcgcaggtggtctgcagacagctgcaatgtggagtcgccctcagtgctccagtaccggtaccagcccggtttggatctggaactggacccatttggctgaatgaggtggagtgtgaggggaacgaggcgtctctgtggaactgcagatatcagctgtgtggagaggatgaatgtggacacaaggatgatgtaggagtcgtgtgctcag agcacattcctctgaggctgaggggaggagtaggaagctgttctggatggctgcaggtgtatcataataaaacatgggggtctgtatgtggtgacctctgggacatcagggatgctcaggtgatctgcaggcagctgggttgtgggccggcgctgagtgctaatagaagagctgttgatggttctggtggaggaactatctggatgaacagagtgaagtgtagagggaatgagattcacctgtgggactgtcctcattccctgaagatccacactgactgctcccacagtgctggagtcacttgtggag gcttcctgtatcatactttgcctttaaataataaaagaggacagatgggacattttgtcttgcaag attctcaaccacagacaagaagaatcatacttccacaaactcctccaccagctgttccctccatctatccagtgtctctcctggttctgggatatgtgctcttcctggccttagtgcttctggttgtgctgttttatcagaacagagtgctcaggagag tgatctctaagaggaggaagacttcagctgagcctgtctatgaggagattgacaccaggctcatccctaaaagaattactgtctcaactgaaa cctccttctgctga